In Aquincola tertiaricarbonis, the genomic stretch GCCCGGCGCCATCCTGTCGCGCCAGCAGCTCGAGGACAAGCTCTACGGCTGGGGCGAAGAGGTGGAGAGCAACACCGTCTCGGTCTACATCCACCAGCTGCGCCGCAAGCTGGGCGCGGATGTCATCCGCACCATGCGCGGCCTGGGCTACTACCTCGGCCGGCGTGGCGAAGCGGCCGCGCCCGAGGCCGAGGCATGAGGTCGATCCGCGCGCGCCTGCTGGCTTCGCTGCTGGGCGCGCTGCTGCTGGCGGTGCTGGTGATGGCCGGCGTGACCTACCGCAATGCCTTGCACGAGACCGAAGCGCTGTTCGACTACCAGCTGCAGCAGATGGCGCTGTCCTTGCGCGACCAGGGCGAGATCGCGCCTGGCGGCGCCAATGCCGACCTCGACTTCGTGGTGCAGATCTGGTCGGTGGACGGTCGCGCGATCTATGCCTCGCGCCCGCACCCGGCGCTGCCCACGCGCGCCATCCTGGGCCTGGCCGACGTGCAGGTGGGCAACCAGACCTGGCGCACCTACAGCGTGGCCACCTTCACCCGCGTGATCCAGGTGGCGCAGCCACGGCAGATCCGCGAGCGCGTGGCCGCCGACGCCGCCTGGCGCGCGGTGCTGCCGCTGCTGCTGATCGCGCCGGTGCTGGCGCTGGCCGTGGGCTGGCTGGTGCAACGATCGCTGGCCCCCTTGCAGCGCCTGTCGCGCGAGGTGAAGCTGCGTGACGCCGAATCGCTGGCCCCGCTGCCCGACGACGGCCTGCCCGACGAGGTGGCACCGTTGGTGGGCAGCCTGAATGCGCTGCTGCAGCGGCTGGGCGCCGCCTTCGACACCCAGCGCGCCTTCGTGGCCGACGCGGCGCACGAGCTGCGCTCGCCGCTCACCGCACTGAAGCTGCAGGTGCAGCTGCTGGGCCGGGTGCGCGACGAGGCCGCCCGCGCCGAAGCCACCGCCGCGCTGGCCGCCGGGGTGGACCGCGCCACGCGCCTGGTGGAGCAGCTGCTCACGCTGGCCCGCAACGAGCCCGGCAGCCGCCAGCCCACGCTCAAGCCGCTGGACCTGGGCGCGCTGGTGCAGCAGGCGCTGGCCGACAGCGCCACGCTGGCCCTGGCGCGTGGCAGCACGCTGGCGCTGGACGCGGCGCCGGGCCTGGTGGTGCAGGGCGACAACGCCGGCCTGACCGCGCTGGCCCGCAACCTGGCCGACAACGCGCTGCGCCACAGCCCGCCCGGCGCCACGGTGCAGGTGAGCGTGCAGCGTGAAGGCGATGCCGCGGTGCTGACGGTGGACGACAGTGGTCCTGGCATCCCCGAGCCCGACCGCGCCCAGGCCTTCGACCGCTTCTGGCGGCGCGAGCCGGCGCATCAGGGCATGGAAGCGGCGGGTGGCAGCGGGCTCGGGCTGGCCATCGTGAAGGGCGTGGCCGACCGGCATGGGGCGCGGTTGTCGTTGGAGACTTCGCCGTTGGGTGGGTTGCGTGTTGTCTGCGTTTTTCCGCTGGTAGGTGAGGGCTGATGTGCTGGCGCGCTGGGCCAGCGGGGTGCTTACCTCCGGGACTGTCCCCCGGCTTCGACTACGCCGAAGCCTCCTCCTTTATGTCCCTGCGGCAAGCACCCCGCCGGCCCCGGCCTTGGCCACTGCACGGGGTGGATGTGCCGTGGGCTTGCGCAGCGCTTGTGTTGAGTGGCTTCTGCGAAGGGTGTATCGGCCGAGGCGACAGCGAGCCCCAGCGAGAGGGTGGGGTGCTGGGCGCAGGGACATAAAGGAGGAGGCTTCGGCGCAGCCGAAGCCGGGGGACAGTCCCGGAGCTCAGTACCCCGCCCGCTCGCCGCGATCAAGCACATACGGCGCCGCCCAAACCAGCCAGTCTTAATCTTCGCTTCACCCCCGCCTAATCTCCGGCTCACCCCCGCTCTCCATCATTGCCAGCAAGCGGAATCCCCCGCAAAGCCCCGAGCAAGGAGAGCAAGCCATGACCCGAATCAAACCCCTCGTCGGTGCCCTCGCCGCCGCTGGCGTGCTGGCGGGTGCCAGTGCCGGCGCCTTCGGCTTCAAGCTGCCCTGGAACAAGGACGACGCCGCCAACCAGGCGCCCGCCGTCGTCACCGCCCAGGCCAGCCCTGTGGCGGCGGCCATCGCGCCGGCCGCGCCCATCGCGCCCACCAGCGCGCCCAACTTCCGCGCCATCGTGCAGCAGGCCGGCCCGGCCGTGGTCGGTGTCACCGTGGAAGGCATGCGCAAGACCAGCGCCGAAGACGACCCGATGGCCCAGTTCTTCCGCGGCTTCCCGGGCTTCCAGCAGCGGGCGCCGCGCGGTGAGGTGCCGTTCCGCGGCCAGGGCTCCGGCTTCATCGTCAGCGCCGATGGCCTGATCCTGACCAACGCCCACGTGGTGGACGGTGCCAAGGAAGTGACCGTCAAGCTACAGGACCGGCGCGAGTACCGCGCCAAGGTGCTGGGCAGCGACAAGTCCACCGACGTGGCGGTGCTGCGCGTGGATGCGAAGAACCTGCCCACCGTGCGCCTGGGTGATCCGGCGCAGTTGCAGGTCGGTGATCCGGTGCTGGCCATCGGCGCCCCGTACGGCTTCGAGCAGACGGCCACGCAGGGCATCGTCAGTGCCAAGGGCCGCTCGCTGCCGGGGGATGCCTTCGTGCCCTTCATCCAGACCGACGCGGCGGTGAACCCCGGCAACTCGGGCGGTCCGCTGTTCGACGCCAGCGGCAGCGTGGTGGGCATCAATGCGCAGATCTATTCACAGACCGGCGGCTATCAGGGCCTGGCCTTCGCCATCCCCATCAACGTGGCGCTGAAGGTCAAGGACCAGATCGTGGCCACCGGCAGCGCGCAGCATGCGCGGCTGGGCGTGGTCATCCAGGACCTGTCGGCGCCGCTGGCCGAGTCCTTCGGCCTGCCGCGGCCCGATGGCGCGCTGGTGGCCCAGGTGGCGCCCGGCAGCCCGGCGGCATCGGCGGGCCTGAAGGCGGGCGACGTGATCACGCAGATCAACGGCGAGCCGATTGAGCGCTCGGGCTCGCTGTCCAGCCGCATCGGCCTCTCGTCGCCGGGGGACAAGGTCAAGCTGCAGGTGTGGCGTGACAAGGCCTCGCGCGACCTGGAAGTGAAGCTGGCCCGTGCCGACGACCCCGACCAGCAGGCCGCCAATGCCCAGGGCGACGTGGAGCCCGGCAAGCTGGGCCTGGCGCTGCGCCCGCTGAGCCCGCAGGAGCGCCAGCAAAGCGGCCTGCAGGAAGGCCTGGTGGTGGAGCAGGCCGCCGGCCCGGCCGCCCATGCCGGCGTGTCGCCGGGCGACGTGCTGCTGGCCGTCAACGGTCAGCCGGTGCAGTCGATCGATCAGGTGCAGGGCGTGCTGAAGAACAAGCCCAAGAGCGTGGCGCTGCTGATCGAGCGCCAGGGTGAACGCATCTTCGTGCCGGTGAAGCTGGGCTGATACCGCCTGTGGCCGGCCGGCACCTGCCCATCGGGTGCCGGCCGGGCCCCGCTTCTCCTGCCGCGGCGCCTGCTCACACCAGGCGCCGCGGTCTTGTGGGGGGGTGCGGCTTCAGGGCGTCAGGCGTTGCATCAGGCGCCCCGGCGTGGCGGGCCAGCCCACCCGCCCGAACCAGGCACCGCCTGCGGTGGTGAAGGCATTCACCAGCCCGTAGACCACCAGCGCCACACCCTGTGCCAGGAACACGCCGGCCAGCCCGCCCTGCCAGCGCAGCGCCAGCCAGCCGCCCACGCCGGCGATCGTCAGCCGGGCCAGGTTGCCCGCCACCGGCCAGCCCAGCCGCCCCGCGCCCTGCGAGGCGAAGTACAGCACCAGCCCCAGCCCGAAGAAGCCGTACAGCGGCCCCACGGTGCGCAGGTACAGCGCGCCGGCTTCCAGCATGGCCGGGTCGTGGTCGAACAGGCGCAGCCACGCATGCGGCCACAGCGCCGCCGCCACGCCGATGGTTTCGGTGATCAGCACCGCCAGGCCGGCGCCCACCCAGGTGGCGCGCAGGGCCCGCTCACGCTGGCCGGCGCCGATGCAGGTGCCCACCATGGCCACCAGCGGCCCACCCAGGCCGAAGACCAGCGGCACCAGCAGGTACTCCAGCCGCGAAGCGGTGCCGTAGCCGGCGATGGCCGCGGCGCCGAAACGGCCCACCAGCCCGGTGGCGATGGCGATGGCCACGTTGGTGGCCACGGTGGAGATGGCGCCCGCGATGCCCACGCCCAGGATGGCGCGGAACAGCGGCCAGCGCAGCGGCACGCCGCGCCAGGTGGGCCGCAGCAGGCTGCGCGCAGAGCGCAGGTAGGCCAGCAGCGCCACGGTGCCCAGCGCGTAGTACAGCAGCAGTGCCACCGCGCCGCCCGCGATGCCCAGTGCCGGCAACGGCCCCCAGCCGAAGATGAGCGCGGGCGACAGCGGCACCAGCAGCACCGCCCCCACCGAGGTGACGATGGCCGGCACCGCCATGTTGCCGGTGCCGCGGATCACCGCCGCCAGCGCATTGAAGAGCCACACCAGCACCGCGCCGGCGAACACGCAGTTGGAGTACAGCAGGGCCGCCTGCAGCGAGGCGCCGCGCCCGCCCATCTGCCCGTACAGCGCCGGCCCGCCCAGCAGCACCGCCGCCATGAAGGCCAGGCCGAAGCCCAGCGCGATGAGCACCGCATGCAGCACCAGCGCGTTGGCGTCGTCGCGCCGTCGCGCGCCCAGCGCGCGGGCGATGGCCGAGGCGATGCCGCCGCCCATGGCGCCGGAGGACATCATCTGCATCAGCATCACCACCGGGAACACCAGCGCCACGCCGGCCAGCGCATCGGTGCCCAGCTGGCCGATGAAGTAGGTCTCGATCAGGCCCACCGAGGCCTGGGCGAACATCACCAGCACATTGGGTGCGCCCAGCCGCAGCAGGGTGGGGGCGATGGGCCCTTCCAGCAGCGCACGGGTGCGCGGGTCCAGGGCGGCAGCGGGTACGGCTTTTGTCATATGACAACCATCATGCGATGGTGCAGCCTAGCACGCGCGGCGGCCGGATGTGAAAACGCCCCGGCACCTGACGGTGGCGGGGCGAAGATCGACCGCGGATGGGCCGCGGCCGATGCCAGGAAACATTCGGGCCCCCAAGCTCACTGCGTTCGCGGCCCCCCGAGGTGGCGCGCCCGCTCTTGGGGCGGCCCGGCGAGCGGGCGGTTCAATCTTCTTGGAACGCCTCTTCGCGCTTGCGCTTGACCGAAGGCAGCGCCACCACCACCACCATCAGCGCGGCGGCGATCAGCAGGCCGGCCGACAGCGGACGCGTCATGAAGGTGCCCCAGTCGCCGCGCGACAGCAGCAGCGCGCGGC encodes the following:
- a CDS encoding ATP-binding protein, translated to MRSIRARLLASLLGALLLAVLVMAGVTYRNALHETEALFDYQLQQMALSLRDQGEIAPGGANADLDFVVQIWSVDGRAIYASRPHPALPTRAILGLADVQVGNQTWRTYSVATFTRVIQVAQPRQIRERVAADAAWRAVLPLLLIAPVLALAVGWLVQRSLAPLQRLSREVKLRDAESLAPLPDDGLPDEVAPLVGSLNALLQRLGAAFDTQRAFVADAAHELRSPLTALKLQVQLLGRVRDEAARAEATAALAAGVDRATRLVEQLLTLARNEPGSRQPTLKPLDLGALVQQALADSATLALARGSTLALDAAPGLVVQGDNAGLTALARNLADNALRHSPPGATVQVSVQREGDAAVLTVDDSGPGIPEPDRAQAFDRFWRREPAHQGMEAAGGSGLGLAIVKGVADRHGARLSLETSPLGGLRVVCVFPLVGEG
- a CDS encoding Do family serine endopeptidase; translation: MTRIKPLVGALAAAGVLAGASAGAFGFKLPWNKDDAANQAPAVVTAQASPVAAAIAPAAPIAPTSAPNFRAIVQQAGPAVVGVTVEGMRKTSAEDDPMAQFFRGFPGFQQRAPRGEVPFRGQGSGFIVSADGLILTNAHVVDGAKEVTVKLQDRREYRAKVLGSDKSTDVAVLRVDAKNLPTVRLGDPAQLQVGDPVLAIGAPYGFEQTATQGIVSAKGRSLPGDAFVPFIQTDAAVNPGNSGGPLFDASGSVVGINAQIYSQTGGYQGLAFAIPINVALKVKDQIVATGSAQHARLGVVIQDLSAPLAESFGLPRPDGALVAQVAPGSPAASAGLKAGDVITQINGEPIERSGSLSSRIGLSSPGDKVKLQVWRDKASRDLEVKLARADDPDQQAANAQGDVEPGKLGLALRPLSPQERQQSGLQEGLVVEQAAGPAAHAGVSPGDVLLAVNGQPVQSIDQVQGVLKNKPKSVALLIERQGERIFVPVKLG
- a CDS encoding MATE family efflux transporter — encoded protein: MTKAVPAAALDPRTRALLEGPIAPTLLRLGAPNVLVMFAQASVGLIETYFIGQLGTDALAGVALVFPVVMLMQMMSSGAMGGGIASAIARALGARRRDDANALVLHAVLIALGFGLAFMAAVLLGGPALYGQMGGRGASLQAALLYSNCVFAGAVLVWLFNALAAVIRGTGNMAVPAIVTSVGAVLLVPLSPALIFGWGPLPALGIAGGAVALLLYYALGTVALLAYLRSARSLLRPTWRGVPLRWPLFRAILGVGIAGAISTVATNVAIAIATGLVGRFGAAAIAGYGTASRLEYLLVPLVFGLGGPLVAMVGTCIGAGQRERALRATWVGAGLAVLITETIGVAAALWPHAWLRLFDHDPAMLEAGALYLRTVGPLYGFFGLGLVLYFASQGAGRLGWPVAGNLARLTIAGVGGWLALRWQGGLAGVFLAQGVALVVYGLVNAFTTAGGAWFGRVGWPATPGRLMQRLTP